One genomic region from Streptomyces sp. NBC_00457 encodes:
- the lnt gene encoding apolipoprotein N-acyltransferase — protein MTVTATSVDESDRLQPQNAPASRRARLARLVPAAVAALSGVLLYVSFPPRTLWWLALPAFAVFGWVLRGRGWKAGLGLGYLFGLGFLLPLLVWTGVEVGPGPWLALVVIEALFVALAGAGIAAVSRLPAWPVWAAAVWIASEAARARAPFEGFPWGKIAFGQADGVFLPLAAVGGTPVLGFAVVLSGFGLYEVVRLSLETRRTRAVRRGAAALAVLSVAAPVLGAVAARPLVTDKAEVGTATVAVIQGNVPRAGLEFNAQRRAVLDYHARETERLAAEVKAGKIAQPDFVLWPENSSDIDPFANADARAVIDRAAKAIGVPISVGGVVERDGKLLNEQILWDPVKGPIDTYDKRQIQPFGEYLPLRSLIGAINSDWTSMVRQDFSRGSEPGVFTMDGAKVGLVTCYEAAFDWAVRSEVIDGAQMISVPSNNATFDRSEMTYQQLAMSRVRAVEHSRTVTVPVTSGVSAIIMPDGEITQKTGMFVADSLVQKVPLRSSETPATKLGILPEIALIVLAAGGLGWAIGAGVRGRRARDV, from the coding sequence GTGACCGTCACCGCAACCTCCGTGGACGAGTCGGACCGACTGCAGCCGCAGAACGCGCCCGCCTCACGCCGAGCCCGCCTCGCGCGCCTCGTTCCGGCCGCCGTCGCGGCGCTCTCAGGAGTGCTGCTGTACGTCAGTTTTCCGCCGCGCACCCTGTGGTGGCTCGCCCTGCCGGCCTTCGCGGTCTTCGGCTGGGTGCTGCGCGGCCGCGGCTGGAAGGCGGGCCTGGGCCTCGGCTATCTGTTCGGCCTCGGCTTCCTGCTGCCGCTGCTGGTGTGGACCGGCGTGGAGGTCGGCCCCGGGCCCTGGCTCGCGCTGGTCGTGATCGAAGCACTGTTCGTGGCTCTGGCCGGCGCGGGTATCGCCGCGGTGTCCAGGCTGCCCGCCTGGCCGGTGTGGGCGGCCGCCGTGTGGATCGCCTCGGAGGCGGCACGCGCGCGTGCGCCGTTCGAGGGCTTCCCCTGGGGCAAGATCGCGTTCGGCCAGGCCGACGGCGTCTTCCTGCCGCTCGCCGCGGTCGGCGGCACCCCGGTGCTCGGCTTCGCGGTCGTGCTGAGCGGCTTCGGTCTGTACGAGGTCGTACGCCTGTCTCTGGAGACTCGACGCACCCGCGCTGTCCGGCGTGGCGCCGCGGCCCTCGCGGTGCTGAGCGTCGCCGCCCCGGTGCTCGGGGCCGTGGCCGCCCGGCCGCTGGTCACCGACAAGGCCGAGGTCGGCACCGCGACCGTCGCCGTCATCCAGGGCAACGTGCCACGGGCCGGGCTGGAGTTCAACGCCCAGCGGCGGGCGGTGCTCGACTACCACGCGCGCGAGACGGAGCGGCTGGCCGCCGAGGTCAAGGCGGGCAAGATCGCTCAGCCCGACTTCGTGCTGTGGCCCGAGAACTCCTCGGACATCGACCCGTTCGCGAATGCCGATGCCCGAGCCGTCATCGACCGGGCGGCCAAGGCGATCGGCGTGCCCATCTCGGTGGGCGGCGTCGTCGAACGGGACGGCAAGCTCCTCAATGAGCAGATCCTGTGGGACCCGGTCAAGGGACCCATCGACACCTACGACAAGCGGCAGATCCAGCCGTTCGGCGAGTACCTGCCGCTGCGCTCACTCATTGGGGCCATCAACAGCGACTGGACGAGCATGGTCCGCCAGGACTTCAGCCGGGGCAGCGAGCCCGGTGTGTTCACCATGGACGGCGCCAAGGTCGGCCTGGTCACCTGCTACGAGGCCGCCTTCGACTGGGCCGTGCGCTCCGAGGTCATCGACGGCGCGCAGATGATCTCCGTACCGAGCAACAACGCGACCTTCGACCGCAGCGAGATGACCTACCAGCAACTCGCGATGTCCCGCGTCCGGGCCGTCGAGCACAGCCGGACCGTCACCGTGCCGGTGACCAGCGGGGTGAGCGCGATCATCATGCCGGACGGGGAGATCACTCAGAAGACGGGCATGTTCGTCGCCGACTCGCTGGTCCAGAAGGTGCCGCTGCGCTCCTCCGAGACGCCCGCCACGAAGCTGGGCATCCTCCCGGAGATCGCCCTGATCGTGCTCGCCGCGGGCGGGCTCGGCTGGGCCATCGGGGCCGGTGTGCGCGGGCGACGCGCTCGTGACGTGTAG
- a CDS encoding 3-hydroxybutyrate dehydrogenase translates to MTASSALTGPHAPSLDLGGRTALVTGAAGGIGRACALRLAQAGAKVRAVDRDAEGLEALAEGARGLAGTVEPHVLDLTDLDAAELAAAGTDVLVNNAGLQLVRPIEEFPPDVFHTVLTVMLEAPFRLIRGALPHMYGQGWGRIVNVSSVHGLRASAFKSAYVSAKHGLEGLSKTAALEGAAHGVTSNCVCPAYVRTPLVEQQLADQSRAHGIPEERVLSEVLLQDSAVKRLIEPEEVAEAVAYLCGPQASFVTGTSLVLDGGWTAH, encoded by the coding sequence ATGACGGCTAGCAGCGCCCTAACGGGACCCCACGCTCCCTCGCTCGACCTCGGCGGCCGCACCGCCCTCGTCACCGGCGCCGCCGGCGGCATCGGCCGCGCCTGCGCGCTGCGGCTGGCGCAGGCCGGGGCCAAGGTGAGAGCGGTCGACCGGGACGCCGAGGGGCTTGAGGCGCTCGCCGAAGGGGCCCGGGGCCTGGCGGGCACGGTCGAGCCGCATGTCCTCGACCTCACCGACCTGGACGCCGCTGAACTCGCCGCGGCGGGCACGGACGTCCTGGTGAACAACGCCGGGCTGCAACTGGTCCGCCCCATCGAGGAGTTCCCGCCGGACGTCTTCCACACGGTACTCACCGTGATGCTGGAGGCACCGTTCCGGCTCATCCGCGGTGCCCTGCCCCATATGTACGGACAGGGCTGGGGCCGCATCGTGAATGTGTCCTCCGTCCATGGGCTGCGCGCCTCGGCTTTCAAGTCGGCCTATGTGTCCGCCAAACATGGACTGGAAGGCCTGTCCAAGACCGCGGCCCTCGAAGGTGCGGCACATGGCGTCACCTCGAACTGTGTGTGCCCCGCATATGTGCGCACCCCACTGGTCGAGCAGCAACTCGCCGATCAGTCCCGGGCGCACGGCATTCCCGAGGAGCGCGTGCTGTCCGAGGTGCTGCTGCAGGACAGCGCGGTGAAACGGCTGATCGAACCGGAGGAGGTCGCCGAGGCCGTGGCGTATCTGTGCGGCCCGCAGGCCTCCTTCGTCACGGGTACCTCCCTCGTCCTCGACGGCGGATGGACCGCCCACTGA
- a CDS encoding MFS transporter → MASGTTAPPPPGNLKRIVAASLIGTTIEWYDFFLYGSAAALVFNKLFFPDSDPLVGTLLSFLTYAVGFAARPLGALVFGHYGDRLGRKKLLVLSLLLMGGATFAIGLLPTHATIGTAAPVLLTVLRLVQGFALGGEWGGAVLLVSEHGDARRRGFWASWPQTGAPAGQLLATGVLSFLTAVLSDSAFGSWGWRIPFLLSGVLVIVGLWIRLSVDESPVFKQALAQAEARKATPDAAAEKLPLVSVLRHHWRDVLVAMGARMAENISYYVITAFILVYATTSAGVSKQTALNAVLIASAVHFAVIPLWGALSDRIGRRPVYLLGAAGVGLWMFPFFSLIDTGGFGNLILAVTVGLVLHGAMYAPQAAFFSEMFATRMRYSGASIGAQFASVAAGAPAPLIATALLSDYGNSTPISLYVIGAAVVTIVAVGVAKETRHRDLSDVEPSDDAEPAAASPADARTA, encoded by the coding sequence TGGTCTTCAACAAGCTGTTCTTCCCGGATTCCGACCCGCTCGTGGGCACGCTGCTGTCGTTCCTCACGTATGCGGTCGGATTCGCCGCGCGTCCGCTGGGTGCGCTCGTCTTCGGGCACTACGGCGACCGGCTGGGGCGCAAGAAGCTGCTGGTGCTGAGCTTGTTGTTGATGGGTGGGGCGACCTTCGCGATCGGGCTGCTGCCCACGCACGCGACCATCGGCACCGCCGCTCCGGTGCTGTTGACCGTGCTGCGTCTGGTCCAGGGCTTCGCGCTGGGCGGCGAGTGGGGCGGCGCCGTGCTGCTGGTGTCCGAGCACGGTGACGCACGGCGTCGCGGTTTCTGGGCCTCGTGGCCGCAGACGGGGGCGCCCGCGGGGCAGCTCCTGGCCACCGGCGTGCTGTCCTTCCTGACGGCGGTGCTGTCGGACAGCGCGTTCGGCAGCTGGGGGTGGCGGATCCCGTTCCTGCTCTCCGGTGTGCTGGTGATCGTCGGTTTGTGGATTCGTCTGTCTGTCGATGAATCGCCGGTCTTCAAGCAGGCGCTGGCGCAGGCGGAGGCCCGCAAGGCGACCCCGGACGCGGCGGCCGAGAAGCTGCCGCTCGTCTCCGTACTGCGGCACCACTGGCGCGATGTGCTGGTGGCGATGGGCGCACGCATGGCGGAGAACATCAGCTACTACGTCATCACCGCGTTCATCCTCGTCTACGCCACCACCTCGGCCGGCGTCTCCAAGCAGACCGCGCTGAACGCTGTGCTCATCGCCTCCGCCGTGCACTTCGCCGTGATTCCGCTGTGGGGCGCGCTCTCGGACCGGATCGGCCGGCGGCCCGTGTACCTGCTGGGCGCGGCCGGAGTCGGGCTGTGGATGTTCCCGTTCTTCTCGCTCATCGACACCGGCGGCTTCGGCAACCTGATCCTCGCCGTGACGGTCGGCCTGGTGCTTCACGGGGCGATGTACGCGCCCCAGGCCGCCTTCTTCTCCGAGATGTTCGCGACCCGGATGCGCTACTCGGGCGCCTCCATCGGCGCCCAGTTCGCCTCGGTCGCGGCGGGCGCGCCGGCACCGCTGATCGCCACCGCGCTGCTGTCCGACTACGGCAACTCCACACCGATCTCCCTGTACGTCATCGGCGCGGCCGTCGTGACGATCGTCGCCGTCGGCGTGGCCAAGGAGACCCGCCATCGGGACCTGTCGGATGTGGAGCCGTCCGATGACGCGGAGCCCGCGGCGGCATCTCCGGCTGACGCCCGTACCGCCTGA
- a CDS encoding O-antigen ligase family protein, giving the protein MTSAAGPEEGGDRRNVSDAAGVAALGACAVWSLITATVHGGRPEGVLLAILAVAAGYAAGRICGALLPVAAPSAAALAGLALTVAVPHLAPGPEIVAPLGHAGATAAVLILSAGSACCAAWAASAPPLRLALRGLAAGIAVTAAVLGSTTGFVLCVAVLLCSLAAGRMQRRGLGIAGLGLVTVLVTGLPWAVAGNAVPNGFAVYLEGQLTRHRIELWHDALHMVREDAAVGVGPGRFGELSTTATQTLLSDGKPHSAPLQQAAEQGVVGVVLLAVVFGWVLYALWRTPRSSPVALTAGAALTALAAIAAVGNALSFTTVSVGAGLLAGLATARPLTDEPPQRTWDTRPRGDRLTP; this is encoded by the coding sequence ATGACGTCTGCGGCCGGTCCGGAGGAGGGCGGCGACAGACGAAACGTTTCGGACGCGGCGGGTGTCGCGGCGCTCGGGGCCTGCGCGGTCTGGTCGTTGATCACAGCGACGGTGCATGGCGGCCGTCCCGAGGGTGTGCTGCTTGCCATCCTGGCGGTGGCGGCCGGCTATGCCGCGGGGCGGATCTGCGGGGCGCTCCTGCCGGTCGCCGCGCCGAGTGCCGCGGCACTGGCCGGACTGGCCTTGACGGTGGCCGTTCCACATCTGGCGCCGGGGCCCGAGATCGTCGCGCCGCTCGGCCACGCCGGCGCCACCGCCGCGGTGCTGATCCTGTCCGCCGGCTCCGCGTGCTGCGCGGCGTGGGCCGCGTCGGCTCCGCCGCTGCGGCTCGCCCTGCGCGGGCTGGCCGCCGGGATCGCGGTGACCGCGGCCGTCCTCGGCTCGACCACCGGTTTCGTCCTCTGTGTGGCGGTGCTGCTGTGTTCGCTCGCCGCGGGCCGCATGCAGCGCCGCGGCTTGGGCATCGCAGGGCTGGGCCTGGTGACGGTCCTGGTGACGGGGCTTCCCTGGGCGGTGGCCGGAAACGCGGTCCCGAACGGGTTCGCCGTATACCTGGAGGGTCAGCTGACCCGGCACCGGATCGAGCTGTGGCACGACGCCCTGCACATGGTCCGCGAGGACGCGGCCGTGGGCGTCGGCCCGGGGCGTTTCGGTGAGCTCAGCACGACGGCCACCCAGACGCTGCTGTCCGACGGCAAACCCCACTCCGCCCCGCTGCAGCAGGCCGCCGAACAGGGCGTCGTCGGCGTGGTCCTGCTGGCGGTGGTCTTCGGCTGGGTGCTGTACGCCCTGTGGCGCACTCCCCGCTCCAGTCCGGTCGCGCTCACCGCGGGCGCCGCACTGACCGCGCTGGCGGCGATCGCCGCGGTCGGCAACGCGTTGAGCTTCACCACCGTGTCCGTGGGCGCCGGCCTGCTGGCGGGCCTGGCCACGGCACGCCCGCTCACCGACGAGCCACCTCAGCGGACCTGGGACACCCGCCCGCGCGGCGACCGCCTGACGCCATGA
- a CDS encoding Arc family DNA-binding protein, with amino-acid sequence MAVFNFRIPDDLYDKLKELAASEERSVNSELLHLVRRAVESGGTPNHPGGDSTTSISAPLRGSGHSPRP; translated from the coding sequence ATGGCAGTCTTCAACTTCCGTATCCCCGATGACCTGTACGACAAGCTCAAGGAACTCGCCGCATCCGAAGAGCGCTCCGTGAACTCGGAGTTGCTGCACCTCGTGCGACGAGCTGTCGAGTCGGGTGGGACGCCGAATCACCCTGGCGGCGATTCGACCACCTCCATCTCTGCCCCGCTACGCGGGAGCGGGCATTCACCCCGGCCCTGA
- a CDS encoding NUDIX hydrolase codes for MATPDFISAIRASAGQQLLWLPGVTAIVFDDEGRVLLGRRTDTGRWSVIGGIPDPGEQPAACAVREVHEETAVRCVAERVVLVQALDPVTYGNGDICQYMDITFRCRAVGGDARVNDDESLEVGWFDVDALPELNEFGLLRIKQALSDAPTWFDPMSSS; via the coding sequence ATGGCTACTCCTGACTTCATCAGCGCGATCCGGGCCTCGGCCGGCCAACAACTGCTGTGGCTCCCCGGAGTCACCGCCATCGTCTTCGACGACGAGGGCAGGGTGCTGCTGGGCCGGCGTACCGACACCGGCAGGTGGTCGGTGATCGGCGGGATTCCGGATCCGGGTGAGCAGCCCGCGGCCTGCGCGGTGCGGGAGGTCCACGAGGAGACCGCTGTTCGGTGCGTCGCCGAGCGGGTCGTTCTCGTTCAGGCGCTGGATCCCGTCACCTATGGCAACGGCGACATCTGCCAGTACATGGACATCACCTTCCGCTGCCGGGCCGTCGGCGGTGACGCGCGGGTCAACGATGACGAGTCGCTGGAAGTGGGCTGGTTCGACGTGGACGCCCTGCCCGAGCTGAACGAGTTCGGACTGCTGCGGATCAAGCAGGCGCTGTCGGACGCACCCACATGGTTCGACCCTATGAGCTCCAGCTGA
- a CDS encoding helix-turn-helix domain-containing protein, translating to MSRDHVQSAERSATGAGATVGSAEAPFLELLARGASAEAYEQPVLLARAEGRPAEWVAALERAKLTALRVRAELEGRRRREAELSALFETAHDLAGLRDLDAVLQAIVQRARSLLGTDVAYLSLNDPEKGDTYMRVTEGSVAARFQQLRLGMGEGLGGLVAQTARPYVTEDYFKDDRFQHTVTIDAGVRDEGLVAILGVPLMLGHHVIGVLFAADRRARVFEREQIALLGSFAALAAAAIDAANLLAETRSALAGLEKANEIIQDRSGVIERASDVHDRLAEVVLRGGGVHDVAAAVSEVLDGTVQFTEASAAPAEALEASRSEGHAVRHADDWIAAVAAGGELLGALVLRGHPGLDPVDQRTLERAATVTSLLLLARRSAAEAEQRVRGELLDDLLDARDRDPRLLRERAARLHADLDATHVILAARLDGVSADADQEAAARRRLWAAASHLAATRHGLAAARDGGTVLLLPLDQGDTATELARRTAVHLGTAVHEAVTVGASAPVANLAARPDAVAAGYEEGRRCLDTLRLLGRHGDGSAAEDFGFLGLLLAGDRDVAGFVDRTIGQVVAYDERRGTDLVRTLDAYFACGMSPARTKDHLHVHVNTVAQRLERVGRLLGDDWQSPARALEIQLALRLHRLSAPAPK from the coding sequence ATGTCCCGCGATCACGTGCAGTCCGCCGAACGCTCCGCCACCGGTGCCGGAGCGACCGTCGGCAGCGCCGAGGCACCCTTCCTCGAGCTGCTGGCCCGCGGTGCCTCGGCCGAGGCCTACGAGCAGCCGGTGCTCCTCGCCCGCGCCGAGGGCCGCCCCGCCGAGTGGGTCGCCGCGCTCGAGCGGGCCAAGCTGACCGCGCTGCGGGTACGCGCGGAGCTGGAGGGACGGCGCCGGCGCGAGGCGGAGCTGTCCGCGCTGTTCGAGACGGCCCACGACCTGGCGGGCCTGCGCGACCTGGACGCCGTCCTCCAGGCGATCGTGCAGCGCGCCCGCTCCCTGCTCGGCACGGACGTCGCCTACCTGAGCCTGAACGACCCGGAGAAGGGCGACACCTACATGCGGGTGACCGAGGGCTCGGTCGCCGCCCGCTTCCAGCAGCTGCGGCTCGGGATGGGGGAGGGGCTCGGCGGCCTCGTCGCCCAGACGGCCCGGCCGTATGTCACCGAGGACTACTTCAAGGACGACCGCTTCCAGCACACCGTCACCATCGACGCGGGTGTGCGGGACGAGGGCCTGGTCGCCATCCTCGGCGTGCCGCTCATGCTGGGGCACCATGTGATCGGTGTCCTGTTCGCGGCCGACCGGCGTGCAAGGGTCTTCGAGCGGGAGCAGATCGCGCTGCTCGGCTCCTTCGCCGCGCTCGCCGCGGCCGCCATCGACGCCGCCAACCTGCTCGCCGAGACCCGCTCGGCCCTGGCAGGCCTGGAGAAGGCCAACGAGATCATCCAGGACCGCAGCGGCGTCATCGAGCGCGCCTCCGACGTCCACGACCGGCTCGCCGAAGTCGTACTGCGCGGCGGTGGGGTCCACGACGTGGCCGCCGCCGTCTCCGAAGTCCTCGACGGCACCGTCCAGTTCACCGAGGCGTCCGCCGCACCCGCCGAGGCCCTGGAGGCATCCCGGTCCGAAGGACACGCCGTGCGGCACGCCGACGACTGGATCGCCGCCGTGGCCGCCGGGGGCGAACTGCTCGGGGCGCTCGTGCTGCGCGGCCATCCCGGGCTCGACCCCGTCGACCAGCGCACTCTGGAGCGCGCCGCGACGGTGACCTCCCTGCTGCTGCTCGCCCGGCGCTCCGCCGCCGAGGCCGAGCAGCGCGTCCGCGGCGAACTCCTCGACGACCTCCTGGACGCCCGCGACCGCGACCCCCGCCTGCTGCGCGAGCGCGCGGCGAGACTGCATGCCGACCTCGACGCCACCCATGTGATCCTCGCCGCCCGCCTCGACGGCGTCTCCGCCGACGCCGACCAGGAAGCAGCCGCCCGCCGACGCCTGTGGGCCGCCGCCTCCCACCTGGCCGCCACCCGGCACGGACTGGCCGCAGCCCGCGACGGCGGCACGGTCCTGCTGCTGCCCCTCGACCAGGGGGACACCGCCACCGAACTCGCCCGCCGCACTGCCGTACACCTCGGCACGGCCGTCCACGAGGCGGTCACCGTTGGCGCCTCCGCCCCCGTGGCGAATCTCGCCGCCCGGCCGGACGCGGTGGCCGCCGGCTACGAGGAAGGCCGCCGCTGCCTCGACACGCTGCGGCTGCTCGGCCGCCACGGCGACGGCTCCGCCGCGGAGGACTTCGGATTCCTCGGACTCCTCCTCGCCGGGGACCGGGACGTCGCCGGCTTCGTCGACCGCACCATCGGCCAGGTCGTCGCCTACGACGAACGCCGCGGCACCGACCTTGTGCGCACCCTCGACGCCTACTTCGCCTGCGGCATGAGCCCGGCCCGCACCAAGGACCATCTCCACGTCCATGTGAACACGGTGGCCCAGCGCCTGGAGCGCGTCGGGCGCCTCCTCGGCGACGACTGGCAGAGCCCGGCCCGTGCCCTGGAGATCCAACTCGCCCTGCGGCTGCACCGGTTGTCGGCACCGGCACCGAAGTGA
- a CDS encoding RNA-guided endonuclease InsQ/TnpB family protein has product MARFRMYPTSEQEKQMHMHCAHARYVWNLAVEQHSHWRRWRTSAPGFAQQCRQLTEARRENEWLGAGNADVQQQALKDFAKAKNAKFTSGFGEPTWRKRFRHEGFRVIGTDRVPEYNEDGSPKLNTKTGKQVMGRSVVVQKLNRRWAQVRVPGCGWVRFRLSVKGNGAKLPDAKTFRVTFRNGQWHIAFAVIPEPVPAPGTGEVIGIDRGVKITAALSDGRKLNCPQLTLKERAQIRKHERRAARAKKNSPQKAAEYAKVAKLKAREANRRKDWCEKTSTTLARSYDLIRFEKLNIKNMTRSAKGTIEQPGKNVAQKSGLNRSILAEGWGLLRQRTEDKAPGRVEDVPAPYTSLRCSACGWIDKNSRKSQAEFVCSSCGFTCNADTNAATNVAAGQGGIPRPRRAAGAGGVTAATSRSSAREPQPAWVGIPLFYEEEDVKNRSSAVTVCRSPCRATAQVGTAGVRHRSGDRVRGAGWVPRA; this is encoded by the coding sequence ATGGCGAGATTCCGGATGTACCCAACGAGCGAGCAGGAAAAGCAGATGCACATGCACTGCGCGCACGCCCGGTACGTGTGGAACCTCGCCGTTGAGCAGCACTCGCACTGGCGCAGGTGGCGCACGTCGGCACCTGGCTTCGCGCAGCAGTGCCGTCAGCTCACCGAGGCCCGGCGGGAGAACGAGTGGCTGGGTGCCGGGAACGCGGACGTGCAGCAGCAGGCGCTCAAGGACTTCGCCAAGGCCAAGAACGCCAAGTTCACGTCTGGGTTCGGTGAGCCGACCTGGCGCAAGAGGTTCCGTCACGAAGGCTTTCGTGTCATCGGCACCGACCGTGTACCCGAGTACAACGAAGACGGCTCGCCCAAGCTCAATACGAAGACGGGTAAGCAGGTCATGGGCCGGTCCGTGGTGGTGCAGAAGCTGAACCGCCGCTGGGCGCAAGTCAGGGTGCCCGGCTGTGGCTGGGTCAGGTTCCGCCTCAGCGTCAAGGGAAACGGCGCGAAGCTGCCCGACGCGAAGACGTTCCGGGTCACCTTCCGCAACGGGCAGTGGCACATCGCCTTCGCAGTCATCCCTGAGCCGGTCCCGGCGCCGGGCACGGGTGAGGTCATCGGCATCGACCGGGGCGTGAAGATCACCGCCGCGCTGTCGGACGGCCGGAAGCTGAACTGCCCGCAGCTCACCCTCAAGGAGCGGGCGCAGATCCGCAAGCACGAGCGACGCGCAGCACGGGCGAAGAAGAACAGCCCGCAGAAGGCAGCCGAGTACGCGAAGGTCGCCAAGCTCAAGGCGCGGGAGGCGAACCGACGTAAGGACTGGTGCGAGAAGACCAGCACCACGCTCGCCCGCTCGTACGACCTGATCCGGTTCGAGAAGCTGAACATCAAGAACATGACCCGCTCCGCGAAGGGAACCATCGAGCAGCCCGGCAAGAACGTGGCGCAGAAGTCCGGCCTGAACCGTTCAATCCTCGCCGAAGGCTGGGGCCTGCTCCGGCAGCGCACCGAAGACAAAGCCCCCGGCCGGGTCGAAGACGTACCAGCCCCCTACACCAGTCTGCGGTGCAGCGCCTGCGGATGGATCGACAAGAACTCGCGCAAGAGCCAAGCCGAGTTCGTCTGTTCCTCCTGCGGCTTCACCTGCAACGCGGACACCAACGCAGCAACCAACGTCGCGGCAGGACAGGGCGGGATCCCCCGCCCCCGGCGAGCAGCCGGTGCCGGAGGGGTGACAGCGGCCACCAGCCGATCGAGCGCCCGTGAACCTCAACCCGCATGGGTTGGAATCCCCCTCTTTTACGAGGAGGAGGATGTCAAAAATCGTTCATCAGCCGTTACGGTGTGCCGGAGCCCCTGTCGTGCGACCGCTCAGGTCGGGACGGCTGGGGTACGTCACAGGTCGGGGGACCGGGTTCGGGGGGCGGGGTGGGTTCCACGGGCATGA